The Phyllopteryx taeniolatus isolate TA_2022b chromosome 7, UOR_Ptae_1.2, whole genome shotgun sequence genome has a segment encoding these proteins:
- the bphl gene encoding valacyclovir hydrolase isoform X2 has translation MATCLISAGPLRNLRRTTTAWHSYCSSLTCGRQNVNGVDLYYEKTGTGKHAVVLLPGALVVGWDPRGYGLSRPPDRDFPLDFFENDARDAVDLMRTLGFVKFSLLGWSDGGIAALIAAAKNPALINKMVIWGSNAFVSQQDLDIYKSVCDVSKWSTRMRAPMEEVYGAEVFAKTWEAWVNGIEQFAHRPQGNICIDLLPLIRCPTLIIHGEKDPIVPTCHPYFLLNHIQGSRLHLMPDGKHNLHLRFPEEFNSLVEDFLQERQND, from the exons ATGGCGACGTGTTTAATAAGTGCAGGACCTCTGCGAAACCTAAGGAGAACGACGACCGCGTGGCACTCGTACTG CTCCTCACTGACTTGTGGCAGGCAAAATGTTAATGGAGTGGATCTTTACTATGAGAAGACAGGCACAGGGAAACATGCAGTGGTGTTGCTTCCTGGTGCTCTAG TAGTAGGCTGGGATCCACGTGGTTATGGACTATCGCGACCTCCAGACAGAGACTTTCCTCTTGACTTCTTTGAAAATGATGCAAGGGATGCTGTGGATCTTATGAGG ACATTGGGGTTTGTCAAGTTCTCTCTGCTGGGGTGGAGTGATGGCGGCATCGCAGCCCTAATTGCTGCTGCAAAGAACCCAGCGTTAATCAACAAGATGGTTATATGGGGATCCAATGCGTTTGTATCACAACAAGACCTTgacatttacaaat CCGTCTGTGATGTGTCCAAATGGAGCACAAGGATGAGGGCGCCGATGGAGGAGGTGTATGGAGCAGAGGTCTTTGCTAAAACATGGGAGGCCTGGGTGAATGGGATCGAACAGTTTGCCCACAGACCTCAAG GAAACATCTGCATTGACCTTCTGCCTCTGATCAGATGTCCGACTCTGATCATTCATGGAGAGAAAGATCCTATTGTGCCCACCTGCCACCCATACTTCCTCCTCAACCATATCCAGGGATCACG ATTACATCTGATGCCAGACGGAAAACACAATCTACATCTGAGGTTTCCCGAAGAATTCAACAGCCTGGTGGAAGATTTCCTGCAAGAGAGACAAAATgattaa
- the bphl gene encoding valacyclovir hydrolase isoform X1, whose translation MATCLISAGPLRNLRRTTTAWHSYCSSLTCGRQNVNGVDLYYEKTGTGKHAVVLLPGALGNTKTDFQPQLKSLNKDVFTVVGWDPRGYGLSRPPDRDFPLDFFENDARDAVDLMRTLGFVKFSLLGWSDGGIAALIAAAKNPALINKMVIWGSNAFVSQQDLDIYKSVCDVSKWSTRMRAPMEEVYGAEVFAKTWEAWVNGIEQFAHRPQGNICIDLLPLIRCPTLIIHGEKDPIVPTCHPYFLLNHIQGSRLHLMPDGKHNLHLRFPEEFNSLVEDFLQERQND comes from the exons ATGGCGACGTGTTTAATAAGTGCAGGACCTCTGCGAAACCTAAGGAGAACGACGACCGCGTGGCACTCGTACTG CTCCTCACTGACTTGTGGCAGGCAAAATGTTAATGGAGTGGATCTTTACTATGAGAAGACAGGCACAGGGAAACATGCAGTGGTGTTGCTTCCTGGTGCTCTAG GAAACACTAAGACAGACTTTCAACCCCAGCTCAAGTCTTTGAACAAGGATGTTTTTACAGTAGTAGGCTGGGATCCACGTGGTTATGGACTATCGCGACCTCCAGACAGAGACTTTCCTCTTGACTTCTTTGAAAATGATGCAAGGGATGCTGTGGATCTTATGAGG ACATTGGGGTTTGTCAAGTTCTCTCTGCTGGGGTGGAGTGATGGCGGCATCGCAGCCCTAATTGCTGCTGCAAAGAACCCAGCGTTAATCAACAAGATGGTTATATGGGGATCCAATGCGTTTGTATCACAACAAGACCTTgacatttacaaat CCGTCTGTGATGTGTCCAAATGGAGCACAAGGATGAGGGCGCCGATGGAGGAGGTGTATGGAGCAGAGGTCTTTGCTAAAACATGGGAGGCCTGGGTGAATGGGATCGAACAGTTTGCCCACAGACCTCAAG GAAACATCTGCATTGACCTTCTGCCTCTGATCAGATGTCCGACTCTGATCATTCATGGAGAGAAAGATCCTATTGTGCCCACCTGCCACCCATACTTCCTCCTCAACCATATCCAGGGATCACG ATTACATCTGATGCCAGACGGAAAACACAATCTACATCTGAGGTTTCCCGAAGAATTCAACAGCCTGGTGGAAGATTTCCTGCAAGAGAGACAAAATgattaa
- the LOC133481024 gene encoding dual specificity protein phosphatase 22-B-like isoform X3 codes for MSTHSHGRDQDLLTQHNITHILSIHDTAAPVLEDMTYLSIAAADDRKQDLIQFFKDSISFIQNSRLKGEGCLVHWSVP; via the exons ATGTCAACACATTCAC ATGGCCGTGACCAAGATCTGCTTACGCAGCACAACATCACCCACATCCTGTCCATCCATGACACAGCTGCACCTGTCTTAGAG GACATGACATATCTTTCTATAGCTGCAGCTGATGACAGGAAGCAAGACCT GATTCAGTTCTTCAAAGACAGCATCAGTTTTATCCAAAATTCAAGACTGAAAGGAGAAGGCTGTCTTGTCCACTG GAGTGTCCCGTAG
- the LOC133481024 gene encoding dual specificity protein phosphatase 22-B-like isoform X1, translated as MSTHSHGRDQDLLTQHNITHILSIHDTAAPVLEDMTYLSIAAADDRKQDLIQFFKDSISFIQNSRLKGEGCLVHCVAGVSRSVTLVLAYIMTATGRGWVDSLAAVRAARPCAGPNLGFLRQLEEFENTELKEVGTTLHTT; from the exons ATGTCAACACATTCAC ATGGCCGTGACCAAGATCTGCTTACGCAGCACAACATCACCCACATCCTGTCCATCCATGACACAGCTGCACCTGTCTTAGAG GACATGACATATCTTTCTATAGCTGCAGCTGATGACAGGAAGCAAGACCT GATTCAGTTCTTCAAAGACAGCATCAGTTTTATCCAAAATTCAAGACTGAAAGGAGAAGGCTGTCTTGTCCACTG TGTAGCAGGAGTGTCCCGTAGTGTGACACTTGTGTTGGCCTACATCATGACTGCGACAGGTCGGGGATGGGTGGATTCTCTGGCAGCGGTGAGGGCAGCCCGGCCATGTGCAGGCCCCAACCTGGGCTTCCTAAGGCAGCTGGAAGAGTTTGAGAACACAGAACTGAAAGAAGTAGGAACCACTTTGCACACTACataa
- the LOC133481024 gene encoding dual specificity protein phosphatase 22-B-like isoform X2, producing MSTHSHGRDQDLLTQHNITHILSIHDTAAPVLEDMTYLSIAAADDRKQDLIQFFKDSISFIQNSRLKGEGCLVHCRSVP from the exons ATGTCAACACATTCAC ATGGCCGTGACCAAGATCTGCTTACGCAGCACAACATCACCCACATCCTGTCCATCCATGACACAGCTGCACCTGTCTTAGAG GACATGACATATCTTTCTATAGCTGCAGCTGATGACAGGAAGCAAGACCT GATTCAGTTCTTCAAAGACAGCATCAGTTTTATCCAAAATTCAAGACTGAAAGGAGAAGGCTGTCTTGTCCACTG CAGGAGTGTCCCGTAG
- the LOC133480420 gene encoding interferon regulatory factor 4-like, whose protein sequence is MNPEVDYGAPGSSGNGKLRQWLIEQVDCGKYPGLVWENDEKSIFRIPWKHAGKQDYNRDEDAALFKAWALFKGKYREGVDKPDPPTWKTRLRCALNKSNDFEELVERSQLDISDPYKVYHIIPEGAKKRPREEDGPLSPMSYSLNSAYPTLQTQMPQYIPSPECGWRDFSQEHASLPDLPFSQCPCPPRSLPWQGQSGDNGYQLRASIYSYGPADTQPSPFSLDTSIRSAEALRDVRLHITVYLRDTLVREVTTFSPEGCHITPASSEDKHYLSRGGCDVVLLPSDTLSALSRAEERPASPFASFERGVLCWMAPDGLYAQRLCEGRVYWQAGLSPCGDKPKKLEREVTCKLLHTQDYLTEIQSYGLHGRPLTTRFQVLLSFGDACLDPQRTAFNVQVEPLFARQLFYYAQQTGGHFYRSYEHAGLTEHISLSEDYHRALTQHHSLQE, encoded by the exons ATGAACCCCGAGGTAGACTACGGTGCTCCCGGAAGTAGTGGCAACGGAAAGTTGCGACAGTGGCTGATTGAGCAGGTGGATTGTGGGAAATATCCCGGTTTGGTCTGGGAGAACGACGAGAAAAGCATCTTCAGGATACCGTGGAAACACGCCGGCAAACAGGACTACAACCGGGATGAGGATGCCGCGCTTTTCAAG GCGTGGGCGCTATTTAAAGGCAAGTACCGGGAGGGGGTCGACAAGCCTGACCCGCCGACCTGGAAGACGCGTCTTCGCTGTGCCCTCAACAAGAGCAACGACTTTGAGGAACTGGTGGAGCGCAGCCAGCTGGACATCTCAGACCCCTACAAAGTCTACCACATCATCCCCGAGGGGGCCAAAAAAA GGCCCAGAGAAGAGGACGGTCCTCTGAGTCCCATGAGCTATTCTTTGAATTCAGCTTATCCTACCCTCCAAACTCAG ATGCCACAGTACATTCCCTCTCCAGAATGTGGCTGGAGAGACTTCAGTCAGGAGCATGCGTCTTTGCCAGATCTGCCCTTCAGTCAGTGCCCATGTCCCCCCCGCAGCCTGCCATGGCAGGGCCAATCCGGGGATAACG gataCCAGCTAAGAGCCTCAATATACTCTTATGGTCCTGCTGACACGCAGCCCTCACCTTTTAGTCTAGACACCAGCATCCGATCAGCAGAGGCACTCCGAG ACGTACGCCTACATATCACAGTATATTTGCGGGACACTCTGGTGAGGGAGGTGACGACCTTCAGCCCAGAAGGGTGCCACATCACTCCGGCTTCCTCAGAGGATAAGCACTACTTGTCCAGAGGTGGCTGCGATGTGGTACTGCTTCCTTCGGACACCCTCTCAGCTCTTAGCAGAGCAGAGGAGCGTCCCGCAAGCCCCTTCGCTTCCTTCGAAAGAGGGGTGCTGTGTTGGATGGCGCCAGATGGACTCTATGCTCAGCGACTGTGTGAGGGCAGAGTTTACTGGCAGGCTGGACTGAGCCCCTGTGGTGACAAGCCTAAAAAGCTAGAGAGAGAGGTCACCTGTAAACTACTACACACGCAGGATTACCTCACAG AGATCCAGAGTTATGGGCTCCATGGTCGACCACTGACCACTCGCTTCCAGGTTCTTCTGAGTTTTGGAGATGCGTGTCTTGATCCCCAAAGAACAGCCTTCAATGTCCAG GTGGAGCCCCTGTTTGCCAGGCAGCTCTTCTACTACGCCCAGCAGACGGGCGGACACTTCTACCGTAGCTACGAGCATGCAGGACTCACAGAACATATTAGCCTCTCGGAGGACTATCACAGGGCCCTCACACAGCATCACAGCCTGCAGGAGTGA